In Camelina sativa cultivar DH55 chromosome 13, Cs, whole genome shotgun sequence, the genomic window ACACCGATTTCCTCCCCTCCACCGCCGCACTACCACCACCGCCTCTCTTTCTTTCGTTAATTCTACTACAAGTCTCTAACTCGAAGATGTCTCTCATCAcatggttttgtgttttgtgcGACTGGACGATTGGTTTTGCTTCTAGTACTTCTTCTTGAGATATCGATGGTGGGATCGGGATCTTTGGtttggatttagggtttatgagtGAATGCTTCGAAGTTGTGATGGAGAATTTGTAGAAGTTCATGAGActtttcttcttcgactttttggttctctcttcattcatttttgttatttttttccttttctcgtAACAATATTTAGTGGATGTCTTCTAGTGGCTCATATGCGTTATTTTATACGTAAGAGTCAGAGACNTCCCTCCTCCGCCACTCCACCACCGCCGCCTCTCCTTCTTTCGTTATTTCTACTACTACAAGTCTCTAACTCGAAGATGTCTCTCATCAcatggttttgtgttttgtgcGACTGGACGATTGGTTTTGCTTCTACTTCGACTTGAGGTATCGATAGTGGGATCGGGATCTTGGGTTTGGATTTAGGGTTAATGAGTGAATGCTTCGAAGTTGTGATGGAGAATTTGTAGAAGTTCATGAGActtttcttctttggctttttggttctctcttcattcatttttgtttatttttttcctttttcccgTAACAATATTTTGTTGTGGAACTCTTTTAGTGGCTCATATGCGTTATTTATACGGAAGAGTCAAGAGACATACTTTTAGTCCTCTCTCCattatttcttttgataattgaatatatagaacaaaatttaataataattattatatcaaaatgGAGTGCATCCTATGCGtaccatatatataacattttcttatgaacttttatttttatatagtttggtctgcaaaaagataataattaaaattgtaactgGCTAAGAGTGTACTAACTAAATATTAACTAATCTAGCGTCACATGTAAATAATTTCCTTAGCAGCATCTTAATAAGGGTAATGATGGTTATTATGAGTTTTGGACAATGTTCAATTTTATGGACTTGCTTTGCTAAATCTTAAActataaaaacagagcaataatCCTAAATCCAGAATCAATGAGGCAGTACCGCCTCTCAGTTGGAGCTAGTTGAAGTGACAGTGTGGCGCTGACGGAAGATCACCAGCGATAAAAATGACACAGGAGAATGAGAACGTGAAACCTGACTAGCGATCTCTTGTTTTCATGTGTATGTTTTCTATTTACATgaattattgtttattattttcttttttttttggtaaaaataatgATTCTGTGATCTAAAGTTCAGTCAatagtaatttcaaaaattgcatttgggttttaattatttacataGTTATTTGCATGCCGTTCAATATGTAAGATAACACCATAAATATACTATACATTTTGTTGGAAttctcttaatattttttcttcatatatttgtttgtttgtgtagttTAGTATCAtcgttttgttgttgattaaaTCTATTAGATCAAATTATTGGTGACAGAACATCGACACTCATAATAAACGATGATATTGCAAGTCATAGTCAAATTTGTCGTAATTTAATCACCGGTATTAATAGCCCTTTAATCTCTCATATACacttcaaattaattaaaccgGCTCGGCCGTATCAACACCAAGCTAGACAATAATAAGAGCATAGACAAATTAAGTAATGTGGTTTAGAAAGTGAATAGGGGTGATTTGTAGAATCAAACCATGTGGCTCTGTTCTACGTCAAGTGAAATTAACCTCTTATTTTCTTGTCAACTAGTGAAATCAACGTAAATATATTGGAGATGATTAATTAATAAGTTAATTGTGTATGTTGACAACAACACTTATTGTTCTCATGAAACACTGTTTTCCGGGTCCCCAAATCTGATATTTTATAGTCGTTACCCTTATTaccaaactgttttttttttttttttctcaacgcTTCAGTCTCTCTATTAAGTATTAACttaaaaactttctttttttgttgaaatttctAAAGAGAGGATTGGGATCGATTCTTAGGTTTTCATCAAGCAAGCGTTTCGACGACGAGCTCTCAATTTTTTTGAGGTtattgattccttcttcttttcgAATTCTCcctatcttctatatatatatatatatatattttttttttttttactttcctcAGCTCGGAGGGATTTCTGAATTCTCGTTTCCGATCTCTTGATCCGACCGATGATCTCCAATTGAATTCAATTTCCCCCTTTTTGAATCTTTCGTTGCAGTAGTCTCGTTGGTGGCGCAAGCATCGATATAGGCTTTGGGGGATCGCTTGTAATGAGAcgaatttttaaaagtttggtACTTTGAACTTTCCTGAATCGAATCGACTTTTACAGTAGAGGGTTTCTAGGGTTTGTTTTAGGGTTCTTTGTGGATTAGTTGTatactagagagagagagagagagagagagagtgtgtgtgttttcttttttaagctTTCTTGGAACATGTCTGGTGGAACTCCggttggtggtggtggctaCATTAGGCAAAGACATAGCCAAGGTTATGCATCTGGTGGTGATGATCTTGAGGACGATGCTTGCTCTAGGCCACAGCCTTTTGCGTTGGAGAGTCCTAGAAGTAAAACTTGGGTTGAGATTTTGGAGAATGTGCTTTGGATTGCTTCTGCTGTCTTCATTGTCTATTTTGGAGACAGGCACTCTAATATGATACACATTCTTCTACATGATGCTCGGATCAAAAGGTAACCACCGAGTTCTTCAAAtggctttcttctttttacatttttgcttGTGTGTTAATATGTTGGGGTGAAGACCTGAGGATGCCATAGAGTTTGAATTCAATGTTCTGCTTAGTAGGGAAGCAGGAATCATAGAAACTTAGTCATAAATCAAGTGTTAGGAGAATCTATCTTCTTAATATTTAGTTGAACAAGTTCTTTTATGGTCCTTTATGGTTCTTTCCCCAAACCATGATGAGTCTTGCGGATTAACAAGGACATGTGCATAGGTAAGGTGGATACTATTTGAAGGCCTTTGTTGTTAAAGTGGTTTATAGGAAATGCAGATTCTCTTGTCACGATATGGTGTTCTGCAATTTCAACATATTTTTGGGGATGATGGGTCTTactgtgaaaactatctaaacATAATGCAATTATTTCTAGGATGCCTTTGTATTTCGGGATGTTGGGAATAGCTGTGAACATTGTGATCATAATCTACGAAAGCATGTTATCTTGGAGCATGAGAAGGTTCGATGAGAAATGGGAACTGTGGAGTATATCTGCTCTGCCTTTCATCACCCTACTCGGCCTCATTTCATTTGGCCTGTAAGTAAAGAACATGTTTTAGTGAATCAGGAACTACTACCGGGATTATCACTATTTGTTGTGTGTGACAAATTTGCAAAAATGCAGGCTCTCCTTTGCTCTGTGGCCTATATGGAGCTTCTtgactcttcctcttctggTATGATGATCTCAGTCCTCTATACAACAAAATCATTCCTTGTAGACAAAtcttatatggttttttttttttttttgatgattttgcagtTCACATTGTTCATGGCATGCCTAGTTGTGTTCCCACATCTCATGATCATAAAATTCAGGCCTCAATACGAGGAACTTCGGATAGATTGATATGTAGAAGAGGATGGAGATAGGTGTAACTGGGAAAGTGATGCCCTGAATTTTTCTTCAGAAGTGAATAAATCTGAAAACTGAAGGGGATGCGTTTGTTTTGTGTGGTGTATATAGATAGAGATAGGTGAACTACTCATTGATGATCTATTGggatcttttttgtttttcctataTTGTTTTGGTCATTGAGATTCGTTCATGTCTTTGTTTCATTTCTGAGTTTAGTGAAGTGAAAAATGTTCTCTTTCGCCTCCCTTCAAAATTAGTTTACAAGTTTGTGATGAATAGTGGAATAAAATCATTAGTAGTAGAGAAGGCTCTCATAAGCTACAAACAAGCCAACAAGTCCCCCCCACAATTGGGTAAGATGAGTTCAAATTATTGAATCCTAACCTGCCAATAACCAAATTAATCATGCTTGCCTAATTGCCTTCATTGAAATTAGTTACTCCAAAAATTGATATACtgacccaaagaaaaaaaaaaaaaaaagtaaaaaacaaaggaaGGAAGCAAATTAATATCTCCCCTAAGACAAAACTACAGATTGAAACAGCATAGTGGTGGGATAAGAGGGGGGGAGAGATGGGACACGTAATGAGGCTGCTGATAAACTCTCCTTCTTCGCCTCTTCTCCAACTCCGATACCACCGGACTCTTGACCCAAACTCTGTCTTCTCTCTGCGAACCTCGATTGCCAAAAGCAGCAAGGGACGATTCTCTTGTCTTTTCTCCGGCGGCAGTCAGAGAGAGGTTTGTGACAACTTTACTCTTTTACTTCCCTATACTTGTTCAAAGGACACTTTTTGTTTGAACAATCAGAGCCTTACTTACTTAAGGGATCGAATTCAATTCTTCGGGATTAGTGGGTTCTCCTGAAAATTGATGTTTATGGAGCCGATTGAAGTAAAGCTCACGAATTTATTGAAAAAAGTTAGTTAGGATGCATTCTCCAACTTGAATTACTCGCTAACATAGCCACATAGGGAAGCATATAGATCAGTTTTCTTTGGAGGAATAAGTTAAGCGGCACACTTCTTATCTCTACTGTAGCTAAGATTGAATGTTGCTGATTTTGAGCTGTTGTGAGTTAGTTGAAAGAGCTGTTACCAACGGCTTGACATATACGGTTGTCTTGGTAGATTGTTTCTAGCTCTAGCTGTTGGTTGCCCATTTGGGTAAGAGTTTAGAGTCTCTCTCTGGTTTGGTGAATTGGTATGAATGAGAATAGCAATTCCATAGCTTTGTTTCTTATTACATATACTGTGCTGTGTCTCCTTCATTTCTGCAGCTTCTCGGTATATAGATATACAGGAAGTAGTTTGTTTAGTCAATAACATTATTTAGGAACTACACGTTTAACACTTTCTATCTCTGTAAACGAAACTTTTATGACACATCaaggaaaacaaatttaaagaaTTGATATGCTTCAGAGACGGAGAAGTGTACCATCGTGATTTGTTGGCTAATACTGTGCTGTTCAATTTCCTTGACTGTGCAGGACCAAGCTCGTAAAGCATTGGAAAGCGCTCTTGGTGGGAAGAAAAATGAGTTCGAGATGTGGGACAAAGAGatcaagaaaagagaagaatctgGCGGCGGAAATGGTGgcaatggaggaggaggaggacgacgTTGGTTTGGAGGTGGTGGTTGGTTCGGTGGAGATCATTTCTGGAATGAAGCTCAGCAGATTGCCATTACCCTCTTAGCAATACTTGTCGTGGTATGCTTTTacttaacaaatttaaaacatcTTATTAATTGGAAAgacattgttttgttgttgttgatggttttGAGGTGTGTTTACTGGTTGTAGTATATGTTGGTTGCGAAAGGTGAAGTAATGGCTGCATTTGTGTTAAACCCGTTGTTGTATGCGTTGCGAGGAACACGAGAAGGTTTGACTTCTTTAAGCTCCAAACTCATGGGAAGAGATGCTTCGAAAGTGAACAGTGATAAATCAGAGGAGATGTGGAAGAAGGAAGGTTTCACTGCTAAAGAGAGCGTCGTTCGGAAATGGGGAAGTGACTGAAACAAAATTCTTAGAGCCGACTCAAGAAGAATGACTTGAGTGTTTTttgtaaaatgaaaatgagatcAAATGCAATCGACCATTTCAGTTTTGTAATGAAATTTAGGTATTCTTCTGTGAACCAGAAAGTGTGACTCTGTTTGTAACTTCatcatccttttctttttaacatcaAAGATGAGATAAATTTGTGTCTATAGCTAAATTCTTTTCCACAAATAATGAGCAAGCTTATTGTTGTAGCCTGTCGGTTTGTGTCTATACAACTTTTCTGTCGTCGGAATTTGGTGATCTTACAACTAATAAGTAGATGAAACCTCTACATACGTCTTATGGTAATATTTGGCCAAGCAGAGAGCTAATCCAGACTAAAATCTTCAAGCCATATGATAACTTCGTTCCTCTGCAATGCAAAGCAATTACAAAGAACAGATGAGCACACAAATCAGAAGAAAATGCAATAACCATCATTTGTTGTGTCATGATGATAATAATGACAAAGATGAGATAATAGTAACTGCTTAATTCCTAAACTTATAGACATCAAAACATTGGTAGAGCTAGGAAGCATACCATTATGAAGTTCCATGTTCGTCCTGGATCATTGTAACGAGCAAGCATGCAACCCTTCTTAGCTCTAAGACCATCTTTACTTAAACTGTTCCTCAGCTCAATCTCTTTTGCACGGACTACATCCTCTGTCGGTTTCCCACTGAATTTAATTGCTGCAGCAAAACTGCCTTCCATCTGCTTCAACTTGATCTTTTCTTCATTAGGCATCGGTAAGCTAGAGGAACAAAGTGTACTCGGTCAGTCTCATAAACCCCATTTGTAGATGGTAATGGTGACTTAAACTACCCATGATAAGGTTTACCTGCTGAGATCTTTTCCTGATGGAATGACAATTTGTACTGACACATCAGCAGAGAGTTGAGCATCTGTTGTTTGGGTGAACACTGGTGTTGTCATTGGTATTTTCTCCGTCGTCGAGTTTTTTCCGAAAATGTAGCTTCACAGGTAACagcatttgttacatttatctCAAACAAATGCAAGAAGAGTTTATAGGAAAAAAATGGCCTCACAGAACCCTCACCCAGCGACATTGTTGAAACCTGAAGAGCCAGAAAGCTTGTCACCGTTTGTCTCCACCACAATGAAAGGTTCATACTTTCTGACCTGCCAAACCATTAAATCCAGTTTAAAGCAGATCATGACAGGAACAATTTGCATATTTGATGCAGTAAGCCAAACACAAGAAGATATGTGACCTCGTAGTTTGCTCTTCTTTTCAGTATTTGATACTTTGGAGTTTCCAAGTCAGGCGTTTTATATATCCGTAGCTGCAAACAAGAAAGTTAAACCTATAACTCACTTGTAAAAGGAGATGATCAAACCATTTTTAAAGAAAGCTAATGAGAGACCAGCCCCACCTGCTTAAACACATCAACAAGACCTTCTAGAGAAAAGTAGTCATTGTTATTGATAGAATCCCACAAGTCCTGCACAATCCAGTTGTGTTGATAAGTAAACCGCATCAAAAAGGAGCTTTCCACA contains:
- the LOC104736087 gene encoding uncharacterized protein LOC104736087 — protein: MGHVMRLLINSPSSPLLQLRYHRTLDPNSVFSLRTSIAKSSKGRFSCLFSGGSQREDQARKALESALGGKKNEFEMWDKEIKKREESGGGNGGNGGGGGRRWFGGGGWFGGDHFWNEAQQIAITLLAILVVYMLVAKGEVMAAFVLNPLLYALRGTREGLTSLSSKLMGRDASKVNSDKSEEMWKKEGFTAKESVVRKWGSD
- the LOC104736088 gene encoding uncharacterized protein LOC104736088; protein product: MATSVHLYRPILTAVGIDSRRHVPTRFLPLTRRNVTSRLRWPILSLEVGKEVASTSLSKVDMEELVGFLYKDLPHLFDDQGIDPTAYDERVKFRDPITKHDTISGYIFNISLLKNLFTPLFQLHWAKQTGPYEITTRWTMVMKFMLLPWKPELVFTGTSIMEVNPQTKKFCSHLDLWDSINNNDYFSLEGLVDVFKQLRIYKTPDLETPKYQILKRRANYEVRKYEPFIVVETNGDKLSGSSGFNNVAGYIFGKNSTTEKIPMTTPVFTQTTDAQLSADVSVQIVIPSGKDLSSLPMPNEEKIKLKQMEGSFAAAIKFSGKPTEDVVRAKEIELRNSLSKDGLRAKKGCMLARYNDPGRTWNFIMRNEVIIWLEDFSLD
- the LOC104736086 gene encoding uncharacterized protein LOC104736086 — translated: MSGGTPVGGGGYIRQRHSQGYASGGDDLEDDACSRPQPFALESPRSKTWVEILENVLWIASAVFIVYFGDRHSNMIHILLHDARIKRMPLYFGMLGIAVNIVIIIYESMLSWSMRRFDEKWELWSISALPFITLLGLISFGLLSFALWPIWSFLTLPLLFTLFMACLVVFPHLMIIKFRPQYEELRID